Below is a genomic region from Thermodesulfobacteriota bacterium.
CATTATCGACCCATTTAGCGTAACGCATACGGGTCGGAGATGCAACTGTGTCAACTTTCAATTTCCTTACGCTTGTATAGATGCTTAATTTTTTCGTACAGGAGTCTGCTCAATAAGGTTCTTTAAAAAAAGGCATTTAGATATGTATTCATCATGAGTGAATTCACGACGGATAAAAAATCAGTTGTTTTTTGATATTTTAATAATTTATACTACTATTCATATATCATTCTATCGAATATCATTCTATCGAATGCAAACTGAAAGAAAATCAAAGAGGGAGATAAAGAACAATTACAGATAAAGTTGAGACGTTTAAAACGCTCGTTGAAAAAAATCCAGGTAATCCCCTGAGCAGGTATGGCCTTGCTAACGAATATTTTAAGTCCGGCAAGTATAAGGAAGCTATCGATGAAATTAGGGTTTATTTCACGTTAAAAGATGATGAGGGGGCGGGATACCGGATGCTGGGTGAAGCCCTTTTGAACCTGGGGAGAAAGGAAGAGGCAAAGGAAGCTTATAGAAAAGGCATAGAAGCTGCTTATAAACATGGTCATCCAGGAATGGCAGAGGAATTCGATGAAGCTATACAATTGATCGATTAAAGAGCATTTTGGGACTTCAAAATAATCGATTCGAATAGAACATCGGGAAGTCTATTCGCCTAAAGAAGTAGGGTTTCAGTGAGCAAAATAAAATTTGAACTACAAAATGTCAGTAAATCCAAAAACGGAAATCCTATATTAAAAAACATAAACCTTAAATTCCTCTCCGGTGAGAAGCACATACTGCTTGGCCCTTCAGGAGCTGGTAAGACTACACTCCTTAGGCTTCTAAACCGGATGGATGATCCAACTTCCGGATATATATTAATCGACGAAAAAAATATTAGAGATATTCCGGTTACCGAACTCAGAAGGAAAGTAGGAATGGTTTTCCAGATTCCTGTGACGTTTGAAGGAACCGTAAGAGACAACCTCATGGTTCCTTACGAACTTGGGATTGTTGAAAACCCTCCCGATGAAAACGAAATAAAACATGTTCTTAAGTTATCTGAACTCAAAGTCGATTTTCTCGATCGCAAAGCATCTGAGCTATCTGTCGGTGAGAAGCAGCGTCTGAACATCGCAAGAACGCTGATTAACAAACCTGAAGTACTGTTGTTGGACGAACCTACATCTGCCCTCGATCATGCATCAGCAATAAGTCTCTTAAGGTCAATAAGCAAATTGAACAGCCTCACCGGGATTACGGTTATTATGGTCACTCATCAACTCGCCCATGCAAGATTCTTTGGGAGACAAAT
It encodes:
- a CDS encoding ATP-binding cassette domain-containing protein, coding for MSKIKFELQNVSKSKNGNPILKNINLKFLSGEKHILLGPSGAGKTTLLRLLNRMDDPTSGYILIDEKNIRDIPVTELRRKVGMVFQIPVTFEGTVRDNLMVPYELGIVENPPDENEIKHVLKLSELKVDFLDRKASELSVGEKQRLNIARTLINKPEVLLLDEPTSALDHASAISLLRSISKLNSLTGITVIMVTHQLAHARFFGRQIIQIDNGSILHEGLSEDFFRTHNTLEISI
- a CDS encoding tetratricopeptide repeat protein; its protein translation is MRVYFTLKDDEGAGYRMLGEALLNLGRKEEAKEAYRKGIEAAYKHGHPGMAEEFDEAIQLID